One window from the genome of Streptomyces sp. NBC_00287 encodes:
- a CDS encoding carboxymuconolactone decarboxylase family protein: protein MMARSITAEIPMRPRMAEDPTKLVPAMAEVSASLFKAVGNQSVPRATISLVQLRAGQIVGSTYLTVLHTGFLRQAGEAEERITSVSSWQDSPYFTGAERAALALVEAVLQPSTDGERVSDELYAEVSEHYDDKALATLTIAIGQVNFFTALALVTKPVPGRSFTDPWA from the coding sequence ATGATGGCACGTTCGATCACTGCTGAGATTCCGATGCGGCCCCGCATGGCCGAAGACCCCACGAAGCTTGTTCCCGCGATGGCGGAGGTGTCGGCCTCTCTGTTCAAGGCCGTCGGCAATCAGTCGGTGCCGCGGGCCACGATCAGTCTGGTCCAGCTGCGCGCCGGGCAGATCGTGGGCAGCACCTATCTGACCGTCCTGCACACGGGTTTCCTCCGCCAGGCCGGGGAGGCCGAGGAGCGGATCACTTCGGTGTCCTCCTGGCAGGACTCGCCGTACTTCACCGGCGCGGAGCGAGCCGCGCTGGCTCTGGTGGAAGCGGTGCTCCAGCCCTCGACGGACGGCGAGCGGGTGTCGGACGAACTGTATGCCGAGGTGTCCGAGCACTACGACGACAAGGCGCTCGCCACCTTGACCATCGCCATCGGCCAGGTCAATTTCTTCACCGCCCTCGCTCTGGTCACCAAGCCGGTGCCCGGACGGTCGTTCACCGATCCGTGGGCCTGA
- a CDS encoding RNA-guided endonuclease InsQ/TnpB family protein, with amino-acid sequence MQLRYAFRLYPDSGQRTALAKAFGCARVVFNDAVRAREDARRAGGAFPAAGALSRKLITEAKQTDARSWLGEVSAVVLQQSLRDAETAYKNFFASLKGERKGPKLGAPRFKSRKDARQSIRFTANARWSVTASGRLNLPKVGAVKVKWSRTLPATPTSVTVIKDAAGRYFASFVIDTDPAADATRMPDTDQSIGIDLGLTHFAVLSDGTTIDSPRFLHRAEKKLKKAQRELSRKQKGSKNREKARLKVARAHAQVTDARREFHHQLSTKLIRDNQAIGVEDLAVKALARTRLAKSVHDAGWAQFVHMLEYKAVRYGRYLVKIGRFEPTSQTCSACGVKDGPKPLHIRQWTCAACGAVHDRDHNAAKNVKTAAGLAVTACGAQVRPGLVPAQRDEAGSHGFSPEPRAA; translated from the coding sequence ATGCAGCTTCGGTACGCCTTCAGGCTGTACCCGGACTCCGGCCAACGCACCGCACTGGCCAAGGCGTTCGGGTGCGCCCGCGTCGTATTCAATGACGCGGTGCGTGCCAGAGAGGACGCCCGCCGTGCGGGCGGGGCATTCCCGGCGGCCGGCGCACTGTCCAGGAAGCTGATCACCGAGGCGAAACAGACCGACGCACGGTCGTGGCTGGGCGAGGTCTCCGCCGTCGTGCTCCAGCAGTCCCTGCGTGATGCCGAGACGGCCTACAAGAACTTCTTCGCCTCCCTCAAGGGCGAGCGCAAGGGTCCCAAACTGGGGGCGCCGAGGTTCAAGTCCCGTAAGGACGCCCGGCAGTCGATCCGTTTCACCGCCAACGCCCGCTGGTCGGTCACTGCCTCCGGGAGGCTGAACCTTCCCAAGGTCGGCGCGGTGAAGGTGAAGTGGTCACGCACCCTACCCGCCACCCCGACCTCGGTCACCGTGATCAAGGACGCGGCCGGACGGTACTTCGCCTCCTTCGTCATCGACACCGACCCGGCGGCCGACGCCACCCGCATGCCCGACACCGACCAGAGCATCGGCATCGACCTGGGCCTGACCCACTTCGCCGTCCTCTCCGACGGCACGACAATCGACTCCCCGAGGTTTCTGCACCGCGCCGAGAAGAAGCTGAAGAAGGCCCAACGCGAGCTGTCCCGCAAACAGAAAGGATCCAAGAACCGTGAGAAGGCCCGCCTCAAGGTCGCCCGCGCCCACGCACAAGTCACGGACGCCCGCCGTGAGTTCCACCACCAGCTCTCCACTAAGCTGATCCGCGACAACCAAGCGATCGGCGTGGAAGACCTGGCGGTCAAAGCACTCGCACGCACAAGACTGGCCAAGAGTGTGCATGACGCCGGCTGGGCACAGTTCGTGCACATGCTGGAGTACAAAGCGGTCAGGTACGGGCGGTACTTGGTGAAGATCGGCAGGTTCGAGCCGACCTCCCAGACCTGTTCAGCCTGCGGGGTCAAGGATGGCCCCAAACCTCTCCACATCAGGCAGTGGACCTGTGCCGCCTGCGGTGCGGTCCATGACCGGGACCACAACGCCGCGAAGAACGTGAAAACGGCCGCCGGACTGGCGGTTACAGCCTGTGGAGCGCAGGTAAGACCAGGACTCGTCCCGGCACAGCGCGACGAAGCAGGAAGCCATGGATTCTCACCCGAACCCCGTGCCGCGTAG
- a CDS encoding oxidoreductase yields MAKNQHPQPWATTALPDLTGRTAVITGANSGIGLTTVKALAGAGAHVVLAVRDPRRGESAAEHVNGSVEVRRLDLADLASVREFAADWHGDLDLLINNAGVMNIPEARTKDGFEMQFGTNHLGHFALTNLLLPHITDRVVTLSSTAHKVPGNPRIHFDNLDLAREYQPMTAYSQSKLANLLFTLELQRRLAEAGSSVRALAAHPGWAATNLQGHDASFLRRVFMRLGNRLIAQDSEAGALPTLYACVQDLPGASFVGPDGMFEMRGAPTLVSRSAAASDPATARRLWTVSEELTGVTFPEPAAVA; encoded by the coding sequence ATGGCAAAGAACCAGCACCCCCAGCCCTGGGCCACCACCGCCCTCCCCGACCTCACCGGCCGCACCGCTGTCATCACCGGCGCCAACAGCGGCATCGGCCTCACCACCGTCAAGGCGCTGGCCGGCGCGGGCGCCCATGTGGTCCTCGCCGTACGGGACCCCCGACGCGGCGAGAGCGCCGCCGAGCACGTGAACGGCAGCGTGGAAGTACGCCGCCTGGACCTCGCCGACCTGGCCTCGGTCCGCGAGTTCGCCGCTGACTGGCACGGCGACCTGGACCTGCTCATCAACAACGCCGGGGTCATGAACATCCCCGAGGCCCGTACCAAGGACGGCTTCGAGATGCAGTTCGGCACCAATCACCTGGGCCACTTCGCCCTGACGAACCTGCTGCTGCCGCACATAACCGACCGCGTGGTGACCCTGTCGTCCACGGCGCACAAGGTCCCGGGCAATCCCCGCATCCACTTCGACAACCTCGACCTGGCCCGCGAGTACCAGCCGATGACCGCCTACAGCCAGTCCAAGCTCGCCAACCTGCTCTTCACGCTCGAGCTCCAGCGCCGACTCGCCGAGGCGGGCTCGTCTGTACGCGCCCTGGCCGCGCACCCCGGCTGGGCGGCCACCAACCTCCAGGGACACGACGCCAGCTTCCTGCGCCGCGTCTTCATGCGTCTGGGCAACCGTCTCATCGCCCAGGACAGCGAGGCCGGCGCACTGCCGACCCTCTACGCCTGCGTCCAGGACCTGCCCGGCGCGAGCTTCGTCGGCCCGGACGGCATGTTCGAGATGCGCGGCGCCCCGACCCTGGTCAGCCGCTCGGCGGCGGCCAGCGACCCGGCAACGGCCCGCCGCCTGTGGACCGTCTCGGAGGAGCTGACCGGCGTCACCTTTCCCGAACCCGCCGCTGTGGCCTGA
- a CDS encoding D-Ala-D-Ala carboxypeptidase family metallohydrolase, whose amino-acid sequence MFRRMARSLTAFVMIMSGAVVGVGATTGTAHADACYTWNRTLSQGASGSDVTQLQIRVAGWVTSGERLSYDGQYGARTAAAVKKFQSAYGLAADGVAGSATFNKLYALQDADCTPIHFSYAELNRCNSDWSGGAVSAATAKANALKTMWKLEAMRHALGDVPITVSSGFRSYACNSAVGGSSTSRHLYGDAADLTGSPTLCRLAQQARTHGFSEILGPGYPGHNDHTHVALDPSPYWSAPTCGI is encoded by the coding sequence ATGTTCAGACGGATGGCACGTTCCCTCACCGCGTTTGTCATGATCATGTCTGGTGCCGTGGTGGGCGTGGGCGCCACCACGGGCACCGCGCACGCCGACGCGTGCTACACCTGGAACCGCACCCTCTCCCAGGGCGCCTCCGGAAGCGATGTCACCCAGCTCCAGATCCGGGTCGCCGGCTGGGTCACCTCCGGCGAACGCCTCTCCTACGACGGCCAGTACGGCGCCCGAACCGCCGCCGCCGTCAAGAAGTTCCAGTCCGCATACGGGCTCGCCGCCGACGGAGTCGCGGGATCGGCGACCTTCAACAAGCTCTACGCCCTCCAGGACGCGGACTGCACCCCGATCCACTTCAGCTACGCCGAGCTCAACCGCTGCAACTCCGACTGGTCCGGCGGCGCCGTCTCCGCGGCCACCGCCAAGGCGAACGCCCTGAAGACCATGTGGAAGCTGGAAGCCATGCGGCACGCGCTCGGCGACGTCCCGATCACCGTCTCCAGCGGCTTCCGCTCCTACGCCTGCAACAGCGCCGTCGGCGGCTCGTCCACCAGCCGCCACCTCTACGGCGACGCCGCCGACCTCACCGGCTCCCCGACCCTGTGCCGCCTCGCCCAACAGGCCCGCACGCACGGCTTCTCGGAGATCCTCGGCCCGGGCTACCCCGGCCACAACGACCACACCCACGTCGCGCTCGACCCCTCCCCCTACTGGTCCGCGCCCACCTGCGGCATCTGA
- a CDS encoding dihydrofolate reductase family protein, which yields MTVTSDMAITLDGYIAGPNVSLDNPGGDGAEPIFEWIHTLASWRQRQGMTGGEENRDSELIREWFDATGAVVMGRTMYDLGEEFWGDNPPFKTPVFVLTHRPRPTLVKEGGTTFTFVTDGIHSALDQAKAAAGDRNVDIAGGADTVQQYLREGLIDELQLHVVPALLGAGLRLFDGIGAEQRNLEAVGVVDTPLATHLKYRFVK from the coding sequence ATGACCGTGACCTCAGACATGGCCATCACCCTCGACGGCTACATCGCCGGCCCCAATGTCTCCCTCGACAACCCCGGAGGCGACGGCGCCGAGCCGATCTTCGAGTGGATCCACACCCTGGCGAGCTGGCGGCAGCGCCAGGGCATGACCGGCGGCGAGGAGAACCGCGACTCCGAGCTGATCCGCGAGTGGTTCGACGCCACCGGAGCGGTGGTCATGGGCCGGACGATGTACGACCTGGGCGAGGAGTTCTGGGGCGACAACCCGCCCTTCAAGACCCCCGTCTTCGTGCTCACCCACCGCCCCAGGCCGACCCTCGTCAAGGAAGGAGGTACCACCTTCACCTTCGTCACCGACGGCATCCACAGCGCCCTCGACCAGGCGAAAGCCGCCGCGGGGGACCGGAACGTGGACATCGCGGGCGGGGCGGACACCGTGCAGCAGTACCTCAGGGAGGGCCTTATCGACGAACTCCAGCTGCATGTGGTGCCCGCGCTCCTCGGTGCGGGGCTGCGGCTCTTCGACGGAATCGGCGCCGAGCAGCGGAACCTCGAGGCGGTCGGGGTGGTGGACACGCCCCTCGCGACCCATCTGAAGTACCGCTTCGTGAAGTGA
- a CDS encoding MFS transporter: protein MPRLVDVPGYPLFWTASGVSAFGSQISGLALQILTAVTLSASATEVGLVNAARWLPYLLFGLLAGVVVDRCRRKPMLVGTDLARAVVLAAIPLAYALDLLSIATLCLLVFTVGLLSLLFEAANQSYVPQLVPRELLNAGYARTEQASAVAGSTGPLIAGVLIKYLGAPLAVLLDALTYLASGLLLMSVKAHDPVPDRGARRGLGSELREGVSWVYRHRTLAPIALTSHAMLLFNTMVSTVFVVFALRELRVGDFGLGVTYACAGVGAVLGGALSGRVRGRFDVGATLIVFRVLAAVGWLPIVLAEPGSWAVPAVSSAFFLVSLAIAIESPVELSYRQAVTPEGLRGRMNATIRSFNWGMVAVGAPLGGVLADQISYRFALWVGLFGAVLQAVVLGFSRVREARGSEEVSADRR, encoded by the coding sequence ATGCCGCGACTGGTGGACGTCCCCGGATACCCGCTCTTCTGGACCGCCTCCGGGGTATCGGCGTTCGGCTCGCAGATCTCGGGGCTCGCCCTGCAGATCCTCACCGCGGTGACGCTGAGCGCCTCGGCGACGGAGGTGGGCCTGGTGAATGCCGCCCGCTGGCTGCCGTACCTGCTCTTCGGGCTCCTTGCGGGAGTTGTGGTGGACCGTTGCCGACGTAAGCCCATGCTGGTCGGCACGGATCTCGCACGGGCGGTCGTACTGGCCGCGATCCCCCTTGCCTACGCGTTGGACCTGCTCAGCATCGCGACGCTGTGCCTGCTCGTCTTCACCGTCGGGCTGTTGAGCCTGCTGTTCGAGGCGGCCAATCAGTCCTACGTCCCGCAACTCGTGCCGAGGGAGCTCCTGAACGCGGGCTACGCCCGTACCGAGCAGGCGAGTGCGGTGGCGGGCTCGACCGGTCCACTGATCGCCGGAGTGCTGATCAAGTACCTGGGCGCGCCGCTCGCCGTGCTGCTGGATGCCCTCACCTACCTCGCGTCCGGCCTGCTGCTCATGTCGGTCAAGGCCCATGACCCCGTCCCCGACCGGGGCGCGCGGCGTGGTCTGGGCAGCGAGCTGCGCGAAGGAGTGTCCTGGGTCTACCGCCACCGCACCCTGGCGCCCATCGCGCTGACCTCGCACGCGATGCTGCTCTTCAACACCATGGTCAGCACGGTGTTCGTGGTCTTCGCCCTGCGCGAGCTGCGGGTCGGCGACTTCGGTCTCGGGGTCACGTACGCGTGCGCGGGCGTGGGGGCGGTGCTCGGCGGGGCGCTGTCCGGGCGGGTGCGGGGAAGGTTCGACGTCGGCGCCACGCTGATCGTCTTCCGGGTGCTGGCGGCTGTCGGCTGGCTGCCGATTGTCCTTGCGGAGCCGGGGAGTTGGGCTGTTCCGGCGGTGTCTTCGGCCTTCTTCCTGGTCTCCCTGGCCATCGCGATCGAGAGCCCGGTGGAACTGAGCTACCGGCAGGCGGTCACTCCGGAGGGGTTGCGCGGGCGGATGAACGCCACGATCCGGTCGTTCAACTGGGGCATGGTGGCGGTGGGCGCGCCGCTCGGGGGAGTGTTGGCTGATCAGATCAGCTATCGGTTCGCCTTGTGGGTGGGGTTGTTCGGGGCGGTCCTTCAGGCGGTGGTGCTGGGGTTTTCCCGGGTGCGCGAGGCGCGTGGGTCGGAGGAGGTCTCGGCGGACCGGAGGTAG
- a CDS encoding M15 family metallopeptidase, with the protein MNEITLMSDPRIAAIPVQECGEPLVDVRSDGALLVDPRKTDPEGAFAHLRRGVLQRLVTAQDLLPDGLRLLFVERYRPLSLQRRYFEEYAAELRTAHPDWSTAQIHAAASRYVSPPDIAPHSAGAAVDLTLVDAHGHELDLGTRLNASPEESQGACYTGADNITAEARENREILNTAMMAAGLVNYPTEWWHWYYGDRYQIHSQCIGLQPGGEANLVVATRSVAESWSAELDIVCSPSVARSAAMGDPGGAG; encoded by the coding sequence ATGAACGAGATCACTCTGATGTCGGACCCCAGGATCGCGGCCATACCGGTCCAGGAATGCGGCGAGCCCCTCGTCGACGTCCGCAGCGACGGCGCCCTCCTGGTCGACCCGCGCAAGACCGACCCCGAAGGCGCCTTCGCCCACCTGCGCCGAGGCGTCCTCCAACGGCTCGTCACCGCCCAGGACTTGCTGCCCGACGGACTGCGCCTGCTGTTTGTCGAGAGGTACCGCCCGCTCTCCCTGCAACGCCGCTATTTCGAGGAGTACGCGGCCGAGTTGCGGACGGCCCACCCCGACTGGTCCACCGCCCAAATCCACGCGGCCGCAAGCCGCTACGTCTCCCCGCCCGACATCGCCCCGCACAGCGCCGGAGCCGCCGTCGACCTCACCCTCGTCGACGCCCACGGACACGAACTCGACCTCGGCACCCGCCTCAACGCCAGCCCCGAAGAGAGTCAGGGCGCCTGCTACACCGGCGCCGACAACATCACTGCCGAGGCCCGTGAGAACCGCGAGATCCTCAACACCGCCATGATGGCTGCGGGCTTGGTGAACTACCCGACGGAGTGGTGGCATTGGTACTACGGCGACCGCTACCAGATTCATTCGCAGTGCATCGGGCTTCAGCCCGGTGGTGAAGCGAATCTTGTCGTGGCGACGCGGAGCGTCGCGGAATCTTGGTCGGCGGAGCTGGACATTGTGTGTTCACCATCCGTGGCGCGGAGCGCCGCGATGGGCGATCCCGGCGGAGCCGGGTAA
- a CDS encoding RidA family protein, translated as MAITLLNPGGLPQIDAYRQVSIATGSKMVFVAGQVAWDEQGATIGEGDLAAQVERCYLNVATALAEAGASLADLAKLTVYVVDWTPDKMPLLIEGIARATTALGVTPVPPATLIGVAALDVPEHLAEVEATAVID; from the coding sequence ATGGCCATCACCCTCCTGAACCCCGGCGGACTTCCGCAGATCGACGCCTATCGGCAGGTGTCGATCGCGACCGGCTCCAAAATGGTCTTCGTCGCCGGGCAGGTCGCCTGGGACGAGCAGGGCGCCACGATCGGCGAGGGCGACCTCGCCGCCCAGGTCGAGCGCTGCTACCTCAACGTGGCCACCGCCCTGGCCGAGGCCGGCGCCTCCCTGGCGGACCTGGCGAAGCTGACCGTCTACGTCGTCGACTGGACCCCCGACAAGATGCCCCTGCTCATCGAGGGCATCGCCCGCGCGACCACGGCCCTCGGGGTGACCCCGGTACCGCCCGCCACACTGATCGGCGTCGCCGCCCTCGACGTCCCCGAACATCTGGCGGAGGTCGAGGCCACCGCGGTCATCGACTGA
- a CDS encoding winged helix-turn-helix transcriptional regulator: protein MVTKQVRGTAEDADLARADSLAREIFSDVANKWALLIIEFLGDRTLRFSELRKEVEGISHKMLTQNLRMLERNGLVERTVYPTVPPRVEYTLTAPAQQLRETIDGLCRWTRTHLGHIESSRHRFDD from the coding sequence ATGGTGACCAAGCAGGTCAGGGGCACTGCCGAGGACGCGGACCTGGCGCGCGCGGACTCGCTGGCGCGGGAGATCTTCTCGGACGTCGCCAACAAGTGGGCGCTGCTGATCATCGAGTTCCTCGGTGACCGGACGCTGCGGTTCAGCGAGCTGCGCAAGGAGGTCGAGGGCATCAGCCACAAGATGCTCACCCAGAACCTGCGCATGCTGGAGCGCAACGGACTGGTGGAGCGGACGGTGTACCCGACCGTGCCGCCGCGCGTCGAGTACACCCTCACCGCGCCGGCCCAGCAACTGCGCGAGACGATCGACGGCCTGTGCCGCTGGACGCGCACGCACCTGGGCCACATCGAGTCCTCCCGCCACCGCTTCGACGACTGA
- a CDS encoding SMI1/KNR4 family protein — MTETTVDDRALPPALAEISALEFDYDEGNGIDFEPYAAFDSPEETTDWLRNWTGNHDLDGGAYRVFGQDGTGGLAALWCIRPRPPLAEQPVVFMGSEGACGVVAGNLSDFLWVLADGIGPMEAVEYDDHTSRPDPTLTSLAQRHATTARRTAQAIIADARAEFPTYAEDIDALCQ; from the coding sequence GTGACAGAAACGACTGTTGACGACCGCGCACTGCCGCCGGCCCTGGCCGAAATCTCCGCCTTGGAGTTCGACTACGACGAGGGCAACGGCATCGACTTCGAGCCCTACGCCGCCTTCGACTCCCCCGAGGAGACCACCGACTGGCTGCGCAACTGGACCGGCAACCACGACCTCGACGGCGGCGCCTACCGCGTCTTCGGGCAGGACGGCACCGGCGGACTCGCCGCCCTCTGGTGCATACGTCCCCGCCCCCCCCTCGCCGAACAGCCGGTGGTCTTCATGGGCTCCGAGGGCGCCTGCGGTGTCGTCGCCGGGAATCTGTCCGACTTCCTGTGGGTCCTCGCGGACGGCATCGGACCGATGGAAGCCGTAGAATACGACGACCACACGAGCCGTCCGGACCCGACGCTCACCTCGCTCGCGCAACGCCACGCGACCACTGCGCGCCGGACCGCGCAGGCGATCATCGCCGACGCACGGGCGGAGTTCCCGACGTACGCCGAGGACATCGACGCGCTCTGTCAGTAA
- a CDS encoding NADPH-dependent F420 reductase: MRIGLLGTGNVARALAHGWSAAGHDVLLGSRRPDERKELGLPVAGLSETAAHAEVLVNATPGNVSVELLHSIGAPALAGTLLIDVGVGLSDDYVELSHPNSSLAEQIQAAFPETRVVKTLCTMDSTAMAAPAGLSGPSTVFLSGDSAEAKRTTGELLTDLGWPPSSQLDIGGITSARGQEHFALLFMGIAHGVGSHTFNIQVVTLP, encoded by the coding sequence ATGCGTATAGGACTACTTGGCACCGGCAATGTCGCCCGAGCACTGGCCCACGGATGGAGCGCCGCGGGACACGATGTACTCCTTGGCTCCCGTAGGCCGGACGAGCGAAAGGAACTCGGCCTACCCGTAGCAGGACTGAGCGAGACCGCCGCCCACGCGGAGGTTCTGGTCAACGCCACACCGGGGAACGTCTCCGTCGAGCTGCTGCACTCCATCGGCGCGCCCGCGCTGGCCGGCACCCTGCTGATCGACGTCGGGGTCGGCCTCTCCGACGACTACGTCGAACTCTCACACCCCAACAGCAGCCTGGCCGAACAGATCCAGGCGGCGTTCCCCGAGACCCGCGTCGTCAAGACGCTGTGCACCATGGACTCCACCGCGATGGCCGCCCCGGCCGGTCTCAGCGGACCGAGCACCGTCTTCCTCTCCGGCGACAGCGCCGAAGCCAAGCGGACGACCGGAGAGTTGCTCACCGACCTCGGCTGGCCGCCGTCGTCCCAGCTGGACATCGGGGGCATCACCAGCGCCCGCGGGCAGGAGCACTTCGCCCTGCTGTTCATGGGGATCGCGCACGGTGTGGGGTCGCACACGTTCAACATCCAGGTGGTCACCCTGCCGTGA
- a CDS encoding TetR/AcrR family transcriptional regulator, with protein sequence MRNRSYHHGDLPAQLLARAEQTLRERGSGALSLRELARDIGVSPAAPSRHFKSKQALLDALAATGFERLADAIAASQEGVGESFAERLDAATRAYVGFVAANPALLDLMFSVKHSPEASETLSAAAHRWSEQLLELISDGQRRGEVREGPLERVALPVFAALHGYVGLLVAGMLPPQVSEHGLDDVIASILRGCRPD encoded by the coding sequence ATGAGGAACCGCTCCTACCACCACGGAGACCTGCCCGCCCAGCTGCTCGCCCGCGCCGAGCAGACACTGCGCGAGAGAGGCTCGGGCGCACTGTCGCTGCGGGAACTTGCCCGTGACATCGGGGTGAGCCCCGCCGCGCCCAGCCGCCACTTCAAGTCCAAGCAGGCCCTGCTGGACGCGCTGGCGGCGACGGGGTTCGAGCGGCTGGCCGATGCCATCGCGGCCTCTCAGGAGGGGGTGGGCGAGTCCTTCGCCGAGCGGCTGGACGCGGCGACCCGCGCCTACGTGGGATTCGTCGCGGCCAACCCCGCCCTGCTCGACCTGATGTTCTCGGTCAAGCACAGCCCGGAGGCGTCCGAGACCCTGAGCGCGGCCGCCCACCGCTGGTCCGAGCAGCTCCTCGAACTGATCAGCGATGGGCAGCGCAGGGGAGAGGTGCGCGAGGGGCCGCTGGAGCGTGTCGCGCTGCCGGTCTTCGCGGCTCTGCACGGATACGTCGGCCTGCTGGTGGCCGGCATGCTGCCGCCCCAGGTGTCCGAACACGGACTGGACGACGTCATCGCGTCCATCCTGCGCGGGTGCCGGCCGGACTAG
- a CDS encoding lipocalin-like domain-containing protein: MVLSLLSACAGPYQYYEGTGLHDATVGEVAGSWKCIEGTRMTLRPDGTAVLQRLDGQDFDFDDGWRVSGTGTWELTDDADGQDVHLTLTTRTGVAMRAAVADASAAAEPPTTYTWRFYLRRDQREALELFFFYGDPDIGNTYVMTRAVTLPRRHPSVQ; encoded by the coding sequence ATGGTGCTATCCCTATTGAGTGCGTGCGCGGGCCCGTACCAGTACTACGAGGGCACGGGGCTGCACGACGCCACGGTCGGCGAGGTCGCGGGAAGCTGGAAGTGCATCGAGGGCACCCGCATGACGCTCCGTCCGGACGGTACGGCTGTTCTGCAGCGGCTCGACGGCCAGGACTTCGACTTCGACGACGGCTGGCGGGTCTCCGGCACGGGGACCTGGGAACTGACCGACGACGCCGACGGGCAGGACGTACACCTCACCCTGACGACCCGGACCGGAGTGGCGATGCGTGCGGCTGTGGCCGATGCTTCAGCCGCAGCTGAGCCGCCCACGACGTACACATGGCGCTTCTATCTGCGGCGCGATCAGCGCGAGGCGCTGGAGCTGTTCTTCTTCTACGGCGATCCCGACATCGGCAACACATACGTGATGACACGAGCGGTCACACTTCCGCGTCGGCATCCGTCAGTGCAGTGA
- a CDS encoding phosphotransferase encodes MIGMTAGGEELTGGSANAGAVFRRGGLVDRPAPPNARALHTHLLALRKHGFNAAPTPIGLTDDGREQLTFIPGTVALPPFPDWALTDTALASVGRLLRQFHDASAAVGVEAGVEWQADLADPAGGTVVCHNDVCPDNVVFRDGRAAALIDFDFAAPGRPVWDLAMAARYWVPMLDPESAAALYPAALDAPTRLRTLADAYGLPPRERAELPGVIEQATETCRAFVGRRVADGDPVYQRMLAERGGWQRWDRIQAWLAARRDAFTAALLD; translated from the coding sequence ATGATCGGCATGACGGCTGGAGGCGAGGAGCTGACCGGGGGCTCGGCGAACGCCGGCGCGGTCTTCCGTAGAGGCGGGCTGGTCGACCGCCCCGCGCCGCCCAACGCCCGCGCCCTTCATACCCACTTGCTCGCACTGAGGAAGCACGGTTTCAACGCGGCGCCGACCCCGATCGGCCTCACCGACGACGGCCGCGAGCAACTGACCTTCATCCCCGGCACGGTGGCCCTGCCACCCTTCCCTGACTGGGCACTGACCGACACCGCCCTCGCGTCGGTGGGACGCCTCCTGCGCCAATTCCACGATGCGAGCGCGGCCGTGGGTGTCGAGGCCGGCGTCGAGTGGCAGGCGGACCTCGCCGATCCGGCCGGAGGCACGGTCGTCTGCCACAACGACGTGTGCCCGGACAACGTCGTCTTCCGCGACGGCCGCGCCGCAGCCCTCATCGACTTCGACTTCGCGGCCCCGGGTCGACCGGTGTGGGACCTCGCCATGGCCGCCCGCTACTGGGTGCCCATGCTCGACCCCGAATCCGCGGCCGCCCTCTACCCCGCCGCACTCGACGCACCCACACGCCTGCGCACTCTCGCCGATGCCTACGGCCTACCGCCGCGCGAACGCGCCGAGTTGCCCGGAGTCATCGAGCAGGCCACGGAAACCTGCCGGGCCTTCGTCGGTCGCCGGGTCGCCGACGGTGACCCGGTCTACCAGCGCATGCTCGCCGAGCGCGGCGGTTGGCAACGGTGGGACCGCATTCAGGCGTGGCTGGCAGCCCGGCGAGACGCGTTCACGGCCGCATTGCTGGACTGA
- a CDS encoding DUF2269 domain-containing protein, which translates to MKLSRPARRATLVVHVVASASWLGLTLGLLALGGTAAGTGSPVTVEASVRAMKLFADWLLLPVAFLTLLSGLLLSLGTVWGLARHRWVYTKFWLTLATTTATVFALRPGVNSAVTAVAAGGPLPDAGDVLFGPIVSLTAYVFMTVISVLKPWGLTRRGRRLRTPAARPERVRQTA; encoded by the coding sequence GTGAAACTCAGCCGCCCCGCCCGCCGGGCCACCCTCGTCGTCCATGTCGTCGCCTCCGCCTCCTGGCTCGGGCTCACACTCGGCCTGCTCGCCCTGGGCGGCACCGCCGCGGGCACCGGCTCACCGGTGACGGTGGAGGCGTCGGTGCGGGCCATGAAGCTGTTCGCGGACTGGCTCCTGCTCCCCGTGGCGTTCCTGACGCTCCTCAGCGGCCTGCTGCTCTCCCTGGGCACGGTCTGGGGGCTGGCCAGGCACCGGTGGGTCTACACCAAGTTCTGGCTGACCCTGGCCACCACCACCGCCACGGTCTTCGCGCTGCGCCCCGGGGTGAACTCCGCGGTCACCGCCGTCGCCGCGGGCGGCCCGCTGCCCGATGCGGGTGATGTCCTGTTCGGCCCGATCGTGTCCCTGACCGCCTACGTCTTCATGACGGTCATCTCGGTCCTCAAGCCCTGGGGCCTGACCCGGCGCGGCCGACGGCTGCGCACCCCGGCCGCCCGCCCCGAGCGGGTACGCCAGACGGCCTGA